A segment of the Lepus europaeus isolate LE1 chromosome X, mLepTim1.pri, whole genome shotgun sequence genome:
ATTTCATTGCTACTCTTAATGCATCAAGCatgaatatttgtatttattttccttgatttcTAGAGGACTGTTTGCCCAGCTATCTGCATGGTAAGGTCTTCCCAGGATCAATATAAAAtagcaatctttatttttttactattataaCTTACTTTTATTGAAAGTATCTCACATTCATAATGGATGTCTTCTGGATTTTGccacatattttaatattaaaggtTATTTTTGACATGCAAGTAGAGTCAACAGTGTCCTCCATATGGGGACAGTGATTATAAAAAGATGACATAACACATGAATTAAGtgtcttttttaattgaaaagctaACAAACTGTCTAGttacatttctccccacccccaaaaccaCAAACCAGGTAGTAACTGAGTCTTCTAGGCAATATACTCAAAGCTGAGaagattaaaaataagaacaagtcCTCAGATCCAATTAAGGGAGCCCTGCTACACACAAGCTGATCAATGCCAGTGGTACTGACTGATCGTGCAGCTGAAAGACATCCTAATGGACCCACTCAGAACGTTTGTTTCAGGTAGCCTCTTCCCAGTTTCCAACTCatgaataaagataattttttttaattctatttcagaaaactttttggAAGTTGTTTTATTTACAATGCCAACTTTTAAAAGATCACTCAATTTAACTGGACAATAAACCAGGCAGCAATCACTCTGCGGAGAAGAGAGGAAGCCCCAAATGCCACTTTCTATCGAGAACCCACAGTTCAGTTTTATTCAGAGCAAAGTAAACAGGAACTTTCAATCATACTAGAAGAAACTCGGGTTTGGAATCTGTACTCAAACTACACATGCAGTGAGGACAATATTCTGCTAAAACAAATGATTTGCTGCTGCATTTGTCTACGTTTGCCTAATATTAACAATTATAAACAGAGCAGTGCAACTAGTATTTGGAACAATACTTACAGTGTTACAGTGTCAGGCACAACGTTTCACTCCTCTTCACACCACTGGTTCTCTTTGCGTACCTGGGCTGCTTCTTCTTCAGTAAAGTCATTCTTAATGTTGAAGGTCTTGCGAATCTCCTCAGGAGTCTTCCCCTTGATCATATTGGCAACAGTTTTGCACATAATGTCCAGCAAACCTTTGATGTCTAAGTAGTTTGCAGCCAGAATAAGCTCCAAAAGTGTTCCTTGGTCAACTTTCAGAAATTCCTGGTCCCAAACAGGGTCTTTAGGAGGAGGAGGATCATCCTTATGGTGAGTGCACCACTGAATGACCTTTTTTAATATTGCTGCATTAACATTTGGTAGAGGAACCGGGTCATCATCTCCTTCATCATCCATCCCCAAATCTTCCAACGTGGTCTTGATAGTCACAGACTGTTTTGCAGTTTCTACATCAACTTCAAAAATCTCTCCATCAGAACTCTGCAACTTTATTGAAGGCATGGTGTTCGGCTTTGAGGAGCCGGCGGGCCGGAGGCTGAAGAGAGAGGGGTGGCGTCAAcgcaaggagaagagaaaggtggACACAAGGCCACTACTgcaatcttttaattttatcctgTTTGCTTTATAGCACTATCATGGTCTGAAATGATAgatatctatatttatttattgtcatttttgcTCAACTCAGATATAAACTTTACTAATCATgaattaatctatttattttattagagagcCATCttacatttactggttcattcttccaaatgcctgcaacaggcaagggctgagccagaccaatgtcaggagccaggaaatccatctgaaTTTTCCATGTGACTGGGAGGGACACAAGTACATGAGCTCTTAAtaacctgcttcctcccagggtgtgcattagcaggaaactagaattaaaagtggagttgggactcaaatccaggtgctccaatacTGGATGCAGATATCACATGTGGCTTCATAACCAGTGTGCAAAACACTTACTCCAGAAATTAACctattgaacaaatatttatgagTGTCTGCTAAGTGtcagacactgtgctaagtgctgGGGAGAAAGTAGTAAACAAAGCAATTAAAGTCCTTATCTTCATTGAGCCTCCAGTCTACTGAGTGATACAGATATCAAATGTCTAATCAAAACAGCAAACTAATTGACAGTGATGAGCATTATAGaggaaataaatagattttatggTAGTGATAAGCGTCACAAATGAAATAGAGTCAAGTTACGGAACTTGTTTGCACCTCTAACCTAATTCTCCTAGATTTGATTTTATTCTGTTCCCTGCTTCAGTCTCATGTATTTGTGCTATTTGTTTCTGGGCTTAATCTTGAACTTGCCTTAGTACTTCAGAACTAGATTTAATAGGCATTTAAGGCCTGACAGCAAGGTTTTCAAGCACATGTCTCTCTTGCCTTCCCTGGTTCTGTACCTTGTTTATACTCTGAACAGGAATTGCTCTGACAGGCTGAGGTATTGCCATTACCAGGCCAGACTATGTTCCATGAATTCTTTAGAGAAGGCTCTTGAAACTGGTTGGAGTATGATTGATCAAATTTAGCCAGCTGGAAAATTTCTGTTCATCTTCCAGAGTCCTCAACGATTCTGCTGCTTGAAATCTCTTATGGGGTTTTCTAAGAAGGTAGGGAGACAGTGTTGTCCTCAATTTTCATTGAGGCTAGAATAGGATATGGGTTGAAGCAACCTATCTTGAGACATTTAAGTCATTTAAGAGTGATTTTAGGGAGTGGGGTATTAACAATTTTCTTGGCTTTCCCTGAACAGACTGAGAGAAATCATCCAAAGTCAGTCAATATAATAAACATGCTTGTTAGAATAGCCTGGGTACTAGGGCTGGTACTGTGACATAGAAGGTTGAACCTCCTCCTGCctagagtgccggcatcccatatgggcgccggtttgagttccagctccacttcttttttttttttaagatttattcatttatttgaaaggcaaagttgcagagaggcagaggcagaagcagaaagagaggtcttccatccactcgttctctccccaaatagctgcaactgccggagctgcgccaatctggagccaggaaccaggatcttcttctgggtctcccatgtgagtgcagggacccaaggacttgagccatcttctactgctttcccaggcgatagcagtgagctagattggaaatggagcagctgggactcaactggcacccatatgggatgctggcactgcaagaggcagccttactcgctacaccacagcgccggccctgctgctctacttctaatccagctccctgctagtgttcctgggaGGGCATCGGTGGATGGaacaggtgcttgggctcctgctcccatgtgggagacccagaagaagctcctgtctcctggctttggcctggcccagccctggccattgctactATTTGGGGAGTCAGGCGGTGGAtgggaaaatatctctctctctctgtctctccttttctctctgggtctcttcctttctaatgaaataaataaatgttaaaaagaaataatagcctGTGTACTAGATTATCTAGTGGGAGATCATTATACCTCCATAACTACTAGAAACAGATTCCATCACTCTCCATTTGCTCCACTGATGCAGGCATTAGcacttctctgcttcccaaataatttcttttccctCCTCCTTCTATTTATATTAGAAGGAGGCTTAGAAGGCATGGGCATCTGCCCAGAGATGCCATATACACTTAGAGAATTTAatccaaatgggaaaaaaagaagataaattacATTTCTCTAACCTGATTTTCTTTTCGTTGCTGCCCAATTTAATTAATCTCATTGATTCTATAGAAATAAACCAATGAGTGATTGAAACTACTGTTCAgctgatcagagagagagagagagagagagaggtattccatccactggtttactcgccagatggccgcaacggcctgagctgagatgatccaaagccaggagccagaagcttcttccaggtctcccacgcagatgcaggggcccaaggacttgggccatcttctactgctttcccaggccatagcagagagttggaacagaactggagcagccgggattcaaaccagtgcccatatgggatactggcaccacaggcagcagctttatttgctacaccacagcactggccccttttcattttaatttgaacagattcaatataatttgtagatacaagtctaagaacataataatattccccttctccctccctcccttgcaacCATCTTCCTTCTAcccttctttttttgttaatttttgagataacatattttaaatttacattacagtaaaaaggtttgATACTTTACTGAATgagacatttaaaaagtaaaaagcaaaaatatcctaGTTTAgtagaatat
Coding sequences within it:
- the LOC133753291 gene encoding S-phase kinase-associated protein 1-like, with the translated sequence MPSIKLQSSDGEIFEVDVETAKQSVTIKTTLEDLGMDDEGDDDPVPLPNVNAAILKKVIQWCTHHKDDPPPPKDPVWDQEFLKVDQGTLLELILAANYLDIKGLLDIMCKTVANMIKGKTPEEIRKTFNIKNDFTEEEAAQVRKENQWCEEE